The following coding sequences are from one Treponema bryantii window:
- a CDS encoding chemotaxis protein CheX — MRVEYINPFVETSFRVLQEVLGGAEVKRGDLYLKSTAMPVMGVAALVGLAGDVEGRVLFDMTMETALNIASAMNGETLPEFDDLAKATISELANLITAQAVTKLHELGFRFDLTPPALFVGQKMEIAALGGTTDSVEALIVPLISDCGKIEVNVSIRERA; from the coding sequence ATGCGAGTAGAGTATATTAACCCGTTTGTTGAAACTTCATTCCGTGTACTACAGGAAGTGCTCGGAGGCGCAGAGGTAAAACGCGGTGATTTGTATTTGAAATCAACTGCTATGCCTGTTATGGGTGTTGCTGCATTGGTTGGTCTTGCTGGAGATGTAGAAGGTCGTGTTCTTTTTGATATGACTATGGAAACTGCATTGAATATTGCGTCTGCAATGAACGGTGAGACTCTGCCGGAATTTGATGATTTGGCTAAGGCTACAATCAGTGAGCTTGCTAACCTTATTACTGCTCAGGCTGTAACAAAGCTTCATGAACTTGGATTCAGATTTGACCTTACACCACCAGCTCTCTTTGTTGGACAGAAGATGGAAATTGCAGCTCTTGGTGGTACTACAGACAGTGTAGAGGCACTTATCGTTCCTCTTATTTCTGATTGTGGTAAGATTGAAGTAAACGTTTCTATCAGGGAACGTGCATAA
- a CDS encoding CheR family methyltransferase — translation MVTFSLADKDYSIDIMHVKEIAKAGRFTFVPNTLPFVLGVYNLRGEIIPILDLRIFFNIEVPPREENKLENMLILQVEDQKFGVVVDKIDKVIGVQKSTIQPPHPLFGDINIKYIDGVVESNNRLYVLLDITRIFSSKESAEAVAPGANYEKPQKIMKQPQSVADVPKNQAAAVVQGGMVKSPSDIARGISGGAAEEEDSSVDIKFISESLLTYKNFTVSSVNSTWVKHRYLEWSKETKKTQLQNSDDADDFLKTFWSPFTNNWWSSEYADAVAKVLPDNAAKQIVVWNPGCGKGTETYSLACILKKRYPDAKIRIYAQDIDLLNVSNAGLMSVPANLASDWYAPYLTKKANGEYTFNQEIKDSIMFEYHDCKHTNALPTVDIIFARDILSLLDEKSQESVVSDFIEKMKGNAIAVIGENEDMPDSFSFGENAVGTLVAYTKD, via the coding sequence ATGGTAACTTTTTCACTTGCAGACAAGGATTATTCAATCGACATCATGCATGTGAAGGAAATTGCAAAGGCTGGACGCTTTACGTTCGTTCCTAACACTCTTCCTTTTGTGCTTGGTGTTTATAACCTTCGTGGTGAAATCATTCCTATTCTTGATTTAAGAATCTTCTTCAATATCGAAGTTCCTCCTCGCGAAGAAAATAAGCTCGAAAATATGCTTATTCTTCAGGTAGAAGATCAGAAATTTGGTGTTGTAGTAGATAAAATCGACAAGGTAATTGGTGTTCAAAAGAGTACAATTCAGCCACCACATCCATTGTTTGGTGATATCAATATCAAATACATTGATGGTGTTGTAGAAAGCAATAACAGACTTTATGTCCTGCTTGATATAACACGTATCTTCTCTTCTAAGGAATCTGCAGAAGCTGTTGCTCCAGGAGCAAACTATGAGAAACCTCAGAAAATAATGAAACAGCCTCAATCGGTTGCAGATGTTCCTAAAAATCAGGCTGCAGCTGTAGTACAGGGCGGAATGGTAAAATCACCATCGGATATTGCAAGAGGAATTTCTGGTGGTGCCGCAGAAGAGGAAGACTCTTCTGTTGATATTAAGTTCATAAGCGAAAGCCTTCTTACCTATAAGAATTTCACTGTATCATCAGTAAATTCGACTTGGGTAAAGCACAGATATTTGGAATGGTCTAAGGAAACAAAAAAGACTCAGCTTCAGAATTCTGATGATGCTGATGATTTCCTCAAGACTTTCTGGTCTCCATTTACAAACAACTGGTGGTCATCTGAATATGCTGATGCTGTTGCCAAGGTTCTTCCTGATAATGCTGCGAAGCAGATAGTTGTATGGAATCCGGGCTGTGGAAAAGGTACGGAAACATATTCTCTGGCATGCATACTTAAGAAACGCTATCCTGATGCAAAAATCAGAATCTATGCACAGGATATAGACCTTCTTAATGTATCTAATGCAGGGCTTATGTCAGTTCCAGCAAATCTGGCTTCAGACTGGTATGCTCCTTATTTGACAAAAAAAGCAAATGGCGAGTATACTTTTAATCAGGAAATAAAAGACAGTATTATGTTTGAGTATCATGACTGTAAACACACTAATGCTCTGCCAACAGTAGACATTATTTTTGCACGTGATATTCTTTCCCTGCTGGATGAAAAGTCTCAGGAATCTGTAGTTTCCGACTTTATTGAAAAGATGAAGGGAAATGCGATTGCTGTAATCGGAGAAAACGAGGACATGCCTGATTCCTTTAGTTTTGGTGAGAATGCTGTTGGTACGCTTGTGGCGTATACAAAGGATTAA
- a CDS encoding chemotaxis protein CheA: MSDYLDPNNEELLKDFFAEAEQQVEQLESNILVIENDPSNHEAIDEIFRAAHTLKGGSATVEMMELSHFTHTVEDVLDEIRSDRIKVDEDVVDLLLTSIDVIKAMLEARQNGSVYEENIDSIIEKLQGLIPSKDGKAPAKAKATAPKTAAPKPKPASAPVAAAPAASSSDILILPDITEEDFMELKQTCEGKQKLWCIAVKFDESNPMNTVGGIQVFAALKNVGNVLKTVPDFDALYEDQFYENVFYYVATEAEGAEIEDCAFLSDVTLITDAHLLEDYTTGTLADPAVAKAAAAAPKPAAPKPVASAPITPSDDVPAGNMTAAQSELLGDILNDNVLKPEPKKEEKKAEPKKEAAAAHAQQSSILRVDSRRIDNLLNLVSEAVINKASFNQLAMQNAAELTHFQSIEAEYKERLHNLFDKLPDYMEQIKEGVAAVDIRKNILKEYGSLSNIFDEYESEAKSISGKFRSYTQNLGTIAGDLQEGVMKIRMVPINQIFSRFPRVVRDLQRDLNKKIDLVIEGEDTELDKSVVEDLLDPIMHCVRNSVDHGIETPEVRAAAGKPETGTILLKASNEGNQIVIEIKDDGAGIDVEKIRKKAVERGLIHPDKAVTEQDAFNLIMQPGFSTAEKISNISGRGVGLDVVKTMINNLKGTISINSAKGKGTSFIIKLPLTLAIIQGLLVRVGREVYSIPIANVIESQCINISEINHIDNYEILNVRNEVISVLRLSRLFGITESVQTDECYIVIVGTQEKKIGVMVDALIGEEDVVIKPLKDQFTNSPGIAGASILGDGSVSLIIDVGQLLELGVKQELLAQAQEQAQYVQ, from the coding sequence ATGAGTGATTATCTTGACCCAAATAACGAAGAACTGTTGAAGGACTTCTTCGCAGAAGCAGAACAACAGGTAGAACAGTTGGAGAGTAATATTCTCGTTATTGAAAATGATCCTTCTAATCACGAAGCGATCGATGAGATATTCCGTGCCGCACATACCCTTAAAGGCGGTTCTGCAACAGTAGAGATGATGGAGCTTTCTCACTTTACACATACTGTAGAAGATGTGCTTGATGAGATTCGTTCCGATAGAATTAAGGTAGATGAAGATGTAGTTGATCTTCTTCTTACTTCTATAGACGTAATCAAGGCAATGCTTGAAGCACGCCAGAATGGAAGCGTTTACGAAGAAAATATCGATTCAATTATTGAAAAACTTCAGGGACTTATTCCTTCTAAAGATGGAAAGGCACCTGCTAAGGCAAAGGCCACTGCACCAAAAACTGCAGCTCCAAAGCCAAAGCCAGCTTCTGCACCGGTTGCAGCAGCACCTGCAGCTTCTTCATCAGATATACTTATTCTTCCGGATATTACAGAAGAAGATTTTATGGAACTCAAGCAGACCTGCGAAGGTAAGCAGAAGCTCTGGTGTATTGCAGTTAAGTTTGATGAAAGTAATCCAATGAATACAGTTGGTGGTATTCAGGTATTTGCTGCACTTAAGAATGTTGGAAACGTACTTAAGACTGTTCCTGATTTTGATGCCCTTTACGAAGATCAGTTCTATGAAAATGTATTCTATTATGTGGCTACAGAAGCAGAGGGAGCAGAAATTGAAGACTGTGCATTCCTTAGTGATGTAACACTTATAACAGATGCTCATCTTCTGGAAGATTATACTACAGGTACTCTTGCAGATCCTGCAGTAGCAAAGGCAGCCGCAGCTGCACCAAAACCTGCAGCTCCAAAGCCGGTTGCTTCAGCTCCAATCACTCCTTCAGACGATGTTCCTGCTGGAAATATGACGGCAGCTCAGTCAGAACTTTTGGGTGATATTCTCAACGACAATGTACTTAAGCCTGAGCCTAAGAAAGAGGAAAAGAAAGCAGAACCTAAGAAAGAAGCTGCAGCAGCTCATGCACAGCAGAGCTCAATCCTCCGCGTAGACTCACGCCGTATCGATAACCTTTTGAACCTTGTATCTGAAGCTGTAATCAACAAGGCTTCATTCAATCAGCTTGCAATGCAGAATGCAGCAGAACTTACTCATTTCCAGTCAATTGAAGCAGAATATAAAGAACGCCTTCATAATCTCTTTGATAAGCTTCCAGATTACATGGAGCAGATAAAAGAAGGTGTTGCTGCTGTAGATATCAGAAAGAATATTCTTAAAGAATATGGTTCACTCAGTAATATTTTTGATGAGTACGAATCAGAAGCAAAGAGTATTTCCGGTAAGTTCCGTTCTTACACACAGAACCTTGGTACAATTGCAGGCGACCTCCAGGAAGGCGTAATGAAAATCCGAATGGTTCCAATCAACCAGATTTTCAGCCGTTTCCCTCGTGTAGTTCGCGACCTCCAGCGCGATCTTAATAAAAAGATTGACCTGGTAATTGAAGGTGAGGATACAGAACTTGATAAGTCTGTAGTAGAAGATCTTCTCGATCCTATCATGCACTGTGTTCGTAACTCAGTAGACCATGGTATTGAAACTCCAGAAGTTCGTGCTGCTGCAGGAAAGCCTGAAACAGGAACAATCCTCCTCAAGGCTTCTAACGAAGGTAACCAGATTGTAATTGAAATTAAAGATGATGGTGCCGGAATTGATGTTGAAAAAATCAGAAAGAAGGCTGTAGAACGCGGTCTTATTCATCCGGATAAAGCAGTTACAGAACAGGATGCATTCAATTTGATTATGCAGCCGGGCTTCTCAACTGCAGAAAAGATTTCTAATATTTCAGGACGCGGAGTTGGACTTGATGTTGTTAAGACAATGATTAATAACCTTAAGGGAACAATTTCCATCAACTCTGCAAAAGGTAAGGGAACTTCATTTATTATCAAGCTTCCACTTACTCTTGCTATTATTCAGGGTCTTCTTGTTCGCGTTGGAAGAGAAGTTTACTCAATTCCAATTGCAAACGTTATTGAAAGTCAGTGCATTAATATTTCAGAAATCAATCATATTGATAATTATGAAATTTTGAATGTACGTAACGAGGTTATCAGTGTACTTCGTCTGTCACGTCTGTTTGGTATAACAGAGTCTGTTCAGACGGATGAATGCTACATTGTAATCGTAGGTACACAGGAAAAGAAGATTGGTGTAATGGTCGATGCTCTTATCGGAGAAGAGGATGTCGTTATTAAACCTCTGAAGGATCAATTCACTAATTCACCGGGAATCGCTGGTGCATCAATCCTTGGTGATGGTTCTGTATCACTGATTATTGATGTTGGTCAGCTTCTTGAGCTTGGTGTTAAGCAGGAGCTTCTTGCTCAGGCTCAGGAACAGGCTCAGTATGTACAGTAA
- a CDS encoding OFA family MFS transporter, with protein sequence MKNIQNKWIRGAIPALLLHCSIGTVYCWSIFSQEIADYIGFSKGAVEWAFSFAIFFLGMSAAFLGGLVEKNIHKSSLIASITFALGMAGTGFFIWYGGNNPHSVLSLVGIYISYGFIMGIGLGTGYLSPVKTLMLWFKDKKGLATGLAVAGFGAAKAIASPIMSRMLTSLGEGGVYKMFYILACVYFVMMFIGHLILAKPEGWVEPQTKSKDEGIIATLKTEPIASYIGIWLMFYINITCGLAIISQEKMIVKCVGLGAFAGIISTVSALFNAGGRLGFSAWADKLKDRNTIYKLIFTLSIVSTVIVLCTKGIANGAGNTLLIIFVLALIFIVNAGYGGGFSNVPTLLSDHYGMGNISAIHGITLSAWAFAGLTGNQMASYIVKHTGAFIDVHGVQANPTGYQNVLIVTTILYAVAMCLSCFLVRPMSKKD encoded by the coding sequence ATGAAAAACATTCAGAATAAGTGGATCCGTGGTGCTATCCCGGCTCTTCTTCTCCATTGCAGTATCGGTACTGTATACTGCTGGTCAATTTTCAGCCAGGAAATTGCAGACTACATCGGCTTTTCAAAAGGCGCTGTAGAATGGGCTTTCAGCTTTGCAATCTTCTTCCTCGGTATGTCAGCTGCCTTTCTTGGTGGCCTTGTAGAAAAAAATATCCACAAGTCTTCTTTGATTGCTTCAATCACTTTTGCTTTGGGAATGGCTGGAACAGGTTTCTTTATCTGGTACGGTGGAAATAATCCACACAGCGTTCTTTCTCTTGTAGGAATCTACATCAGCTACGGCTTTATTATGGGTATTGGTCTTGGAACAGGTTATCTTTCTCCTGTAAAGACTTTGATGCTCTGGTTCAAGGACAAGAAAGGTCTTGCAACTGGTCTCGCTGTAGCAGGTTTCGGTGCTGCTAAAGCTATCGCTTCTCCTATCATGAGCCGCATGCTTACAAGTCTTGGAGAAGGCGGTGTATACAAGATGTTCTACATTCTTGCATGTGTTTACTTTGTAATGATGTTCATTGGTCACCTTATTCTTGCTAAACCAGAAGGATGGGTTGAACCACAGACTAAGTCTAAGGACGAAGGAATTATCGCAACTCTTAAGACAGAACCAATTGCTTCTTACATCGGTATCTGGCTTATGTTCTATATCAACATCACATGTGGTCTTGCAATCATTTCTCAGGAAAAGATGATTGTAAAGTGTGTAGGACTTGGAGCTTTTGCAGGAATCATTTCTACAGTTTCTGCTCTGTTCAACGCAGGCGGACGTCTTGGATTCTCTGCATGGGCAGACAAGCTTAAGGACCGCAACACAATCTATAAGTTGATTTTCACACTTTCAATTGTTTCAACTGTAATCGTTCTCTGTACAAAGGGTATTGCTAATGGTGCAGGAAACACTCTTCTTATCATCTTCGTACTTGCTTTGATTTTCATTGTAAACGCAGGATATGGTGGAGGATTCTCTAACGTTCCTACTCTCCTCTCTGACCACTACGGAATGGGTAATATTTCTGCTATTCACGGAATTACACTTTCTGCATGGGCATTTGCAGGTCTTACAGGAAACCAGATGGCTTCTTACATTGTAAAACACACAGGTGCATTTATTGATGTTCACGGAGTTCAGGCTAACCCAACTGGTTATCAGAATGTACTCATCGTAACAACAATTCTCTATGCAGTTGCAATGTGCTTGAGCTGCTTCCTTGTTCGTCCTATGAGCAAGAAAGACTAA